Proteins co-encoded in one Tautonia rosea genomic window:
- a CDS encoding DUF1214 domain-containing protein, producing MISAYVRYSLILALSVTSTSAKGNEPVNVLNYTRAETDMQFKAYAAKAGGIGILMHLREPYSVEDQTTIRGNRDTLYSAGVFDLASPVTIVMPDSQGRFQSLLVIDQDEYNPVLKHGSGEVTLSLDSVGTRYAMALVRTFADPNDPEDLKKAHALQDAIQIKQASPGTLDLPDWDQPSLLETRKQLNQMALKMTDFSGAFGRRGEVDPVQHLIGSAAGWGGNPQRGAMYFSFAPERNDGQAAYTLTMPKEVPVEAFWSVTVYNKDGFFSPNDLNAYSWNSITATRDDDGRVTIHFGGDPKSTNFLPITEGWNYVIRCYLPGWEIIEGNWIPPEAQPVN from the coding sequence ATGATCTCTGCTTACGTAAGATATTCGCTCATCCTCGCGCTTTCCGTTACGTCGACCTCAGCAAAGGGCAACGAACCGGTCAACGTGCTGAATTACACGCGAGCGGAAACCGACATGCAGTTCAAGGCCTATGCCGCCAAGGCAGGTGGCATCGGAATATTGATGCATCTGCGAGAGCCCTATTCGGTCGAGGACCAGACGACCATACGGGGCAATCGCGACACGCTCTATTCGGCGGGTGTGTTTGACCTGGCTTCTCCGGTCACGATCGTGATGCCCGACTCCCAGGGACGGTTCCAATCGTTGCTGGTGATCGACCAGGATGAGTACAACCCTGTGCTCAAACACGGCTCGGGCGAAGTAACCTTGAGCCTCGACTCGGTCGGCACCCGGTACGCGATGGCGCTGGTCCGGACCTTTGCGGACCCCAATGACCCGGAGGACCTGAAAAAGGCTCATGCGCTGCAAGACGCAATTCAGATCAAACAGGCCTCGCCGGGCACCCTGGACCTTCCGGATTGGGATCAGCCCTCACTGCTCGAAACGCGCAAGCAGCTCAATCAGATGGCCCTGAAGATGACTGACTTTTCCGGGGCCTTCGGACGTCGAGGCGAGGTCGACCCCGTGCAACACCTCATAGGGAGCGCCGCAGGCTGGGGAGGCAATCCTCAACGCGGAGCGATGTACTTCAGCTTCGCTCCCGAGCGAAACGACGGCCAGGCCGCCTACACCCTGACCATGCCGAAGGAGGTGCCCGTCGAGGCGTTCTGGTCGGTGACCGTCTACAACAAGGACGGATTCTTTTCGCCCAACGACCTTAACGCATATTCATGGAACAGCATCACCGCAACACGCGACGATGATGGTCGCGTGACAATCCACTTCGGCGGCGATCCCAAATCGACCAACTTTCTGCCGATTACTGAGGGCTGGAACTACGTCATCCGCTGCTATCTGCCAGGCTGGGAGATCATCGAGGGAAACTGGATCCCTCCCGAAGCGCAGCCGGTCAACTGA
- a CDS encoding efflux RND transporter permease subunit produces MIALLLRARLLLFAGTTLALGLLWIYGKEVNYDQSIESFFAKDDPNVVAYRQASSQFGNDQFVFVAYHDPELLTPQGIARVAELAGAIRSTEIEGVLSVQSLDEMPLFWQLDDALLALEKIPEKKRLFLPSRAEVLDLIKQGISGEGGGQWATPTIAGALRSTADQPERLAELRERITAHPLLLGTLVDQSGTYTALMTRLKSAGEHDVKITVEALRAIADDFADRHDLDRDPAVVGPPVLLADGFRAIEIDGQRLATVGMLLIGAVTLIATRSLWWALVPLIAGWTVWLATSTILGVLDLKLSLSSGPMIAQIIVLTMPAASHLALHFREDLRRMADRREAARETLQVVSEPIFWCALTTTIGYGALGTSNVMPIRQFGTVLAIATAAAALLTLLISPGAMIPPFKIMEIPVRFGSTSRIAQAMNGLIARVYRRPAPIVFGTLIIVIPMIAGTPYLQYESNYINAFRASTRVVQDYRFIEEHLGGIGLAGLIVPTEGEITPQTLERIRTLDRAVLDIAPPRNSEGIAYVTSLATVLDPDERLAELDPERAAWLLSTKLDLISATPQAELLGSFWDPQTGWARSMVRLSESQPAPAKMLLFDQAESLARNRYDNRAYLTGLSHLLTQTTRGVIETQWTTLAIATVGILLMLTLAFRGPKLAILAILPTMLAVGLVLGLMGWLGVKLDLATALVASVALGLSIDDTFHCLLQFRRRRLTQPFEDALFASYTVTGPGVLLSSLAVALGFTVLWFSEFVPFATFGLMVAIATAGSTIGNLILLPACLSLAHRWRNGEGEIDSRSSDTLEADATRS; encoded by the coding sequence GTGATTGCCCTCTTGCTCCGGGCTCGACTCCTCCTGTTTGCCGGCACAACCCTTGCGCTGGGCTTGCTTTGGATCTATGGCAAGGAAGTCAACTACGATCAATCGATTGAGTCCTTCTTCGCCAAGGATGATCCGAATGTGGTCGCCTATCGACAGGCGTCGTCCCAATTCGGCAACGATCAGTTCGTCTTTGTTGCCTATCACGATCCCGAATTGCTAACGCCGCAAGGAATTGCCCGGGTGGCCGAACTGGCCGGCGCGATCCGATCGACCGAGATCGAAGGTGTGCTGTCGGTCCAGTCGCTCGACGAAATGCCCCTCTTCTGGCAGCTTGACGACGCCTTGCTCGCCCTTGAGAAGATCCCCGAGAAAAAGCGCCTGTTTCTCCCCAGTCGGGCTGAGGTTCTCGATCTCATCAAGCAAGGAATCTCCGGGGAAGGGGGGGGCCAGTGGGCCACCCCGACGATCGCCGGCGCCCTGCGATCGACCGCTGACCAGCCCGAGCGTCTGGCCGAACTTCGGGAGCGGATCACTGCGCATCCGTTGCTCCTCGGAACGCTCGTGGACCAATCCGGCACCTACACCGCCCTGATGACCCGCCTCAAATCGGCCGGAGAGCACGATGTCAAGATCACAGTCGAGGCACTCCGAGCCATTGCAGACGACTTCGCCGATCGGCACGATCTCGACCGCGATCCGGCCGTCGTCGGGCCTCCGGTCTTGCTGGCCGACGGCTTCCGGGCGATCGAGATTGACGGCCAGCGGCTCGCGACCGTCGGCATGCTCCTGATCGGCGCCGTCACCCTGATCGCCACCCGGAGCCTCTGGTGGGCCCTGGTCCCCTTGATCGCCGGGTGGACAGTTTGGCTGGCGACCTCAACAATTCTCGGGGTCCTCGACCTGAAACTCTCTCTCTCCAGCGGCCCGATGATTGCCCAGATCATTGTGCTCACCATGCCTGCCGCCAGCCACCTGGCCTTGCACTTTCGCGAAGACCTCCGCCGCATGGCTGACCGTCGCGAGGCTGCCCGGGAAACCTTACAGGTCGTCTCCGAGCCGATCTTCTGGTGTGCCCTGACCACCACCATCGGCTACGGAGCCCTTGGGACAAGCAACGTGATGCCGATCCGCCAGTTCGGCACAGTGCTGGCCATCGCCACCGCAGCGGCGGCACTGCTCACCTTGCTGATTTCCCCGGGAGCGATGATTCCGCCGTTCAAGATCATGGAAATCCCGGTTCGATTCGGCTCGACCTCCCGGATCGCCCAGGCCATGAACGGCCTGATTGCTCGGGTCTACCGACGCCCGGCGCCGATCGTCTTCGGCACCTTGATCATCGTGATCCCCATGATCGCCGGCACACCGTATCTTCAATACGAATCAAACTATATTAACGCCTTCCGAGCCTCGACCCGAGTGGTGCAGGATTATCGCTTCATCGAGGAGCATCTGGGAGGAATCGGCCTTGCCGGGTTGATCGTTCCCACGGAAGGGGAGATCACGCCGCAGACGCTCGAACGGATCCGGACCCTCGATCGCGCCGTGCTGGACATTGCCCCGCCTCGCAACAGCGAGGGGATTGCTTACGTCACCTCGCTCGCCACGGTGCTCGACCCGGACGAACGTCTCGCCGAACTCGATCCCGAGCGAGCTGCCTGGTTACTATCGACGAAACTGGACCTGATCTCGGCCACGCCGCAGGCGGAGTTACTCGGAAGTTTCTGGGACCCGCAGACCGGCTGGGCACGCTCGATGGTCCGTCTTTCCGAAAGCCAGCCTGCCCCGGCCAAGATGCTTCTCTTTGACCAGGCCGAGTCGCTTGCTCGGAATCGCTACGACAACCGAGCATATCTCACTGGACTATCCCACCTTTTGACGCAAACCACCCGAGGCGTGATCGAGACCCAGTGGACGACGTTGGCCATTGCCACCGTCGGCATTCTGCTCATGCTCACGCTCGCCTTCCGGGGGCCGAAACTGGCTATTCTTGCGATCTTGCCGACCATGCTGGCCGTGGGCCTGGTGCTCGGCCTGATGGGGTGGCTCGGCGTGAAGCTCGACCTCGCCACGGCTCTGGTCGCGAGCGTCGCTCTGGGACTGTCGATCGACGACACCTTTCACTGCTTGCTTCAATTCCGCAGACGGCGACTGACCCAGCCCTTCGAGGACGCCCTGTTTGCCAGCTACACGGTGACGGGGCCAGGGGTCTTGCTATCGAGCCTTGCCGTGGCTCTTGGCTTCACGGTCCTCTGGTTCAGTGAATTCGTGCCGTTCGCCACCTTTGGCCTGATGGTCGCCATTGCCACGGCCGGCAGCACCATCGGCAATCTGATCCTGCTTCCAGCCTGTCTGAGCCTGGCTCACCGCTGGAGAAACGGGGAGGGGGAGATCGATTCGCGGTCTTCGGACACCCTTGAAGCCGATGCGACGCGATCTTGA
- a CDS encoding DUF6655 family protein: MCMEATVARRSARVILALTGLVLTLAGGCGSTRMTNTARTGTEQLLLTNSWDQALRQVDFRPLIGVPVFLDTTHVEAVDKGWVTSSLRQALLSQGVLLRETKEDAQWVVEARTGAYGTDDSQLLIGVPQMNVPMTIPGIPAGNVPEIPLIKKSDQQAVTKLALFAYDRASGQLVWNSGTVLGTSDDKNVHIGGLGPFQSGSLRGGTEFIGMTIPLTESEQNQPAHERTGGAVPFTDPAIQVPVGVLDRGDFLPR; this comes from the coding sequence ATGTGCATGGAAGCGACGGTCGCCCGGCGATCGGCTAGGGTGATCCTGGCCCTCACTGGCCTCGTCCTGACCTTGGCCGGTGGCTGCGGCAGTACCCGGATGACGAACACCGCGAGAACCGGGACCGAGCAGCTCTTACTGACCAATTCCTGGGACCAGGCACTGCGGCAGGTTGACTTCCGCCCGCTCATCGGCGTGCCCGTATTCCTTGACACGACGCACGTCGAGGCGGTGGACAAGGGCTGGGTGACCTCGAGCCTTCGCCAGGCGTTGCTCTCTCAAGGGGTCTTGCTCCGAGAGACGAAAGAAGACGCGCAATGGGTTGTCGAGGCCCGTACCGGAGCTTACGGCACAGATGATTCGCAGTTGCTCATCGGTGTTCCGCAGATGAACGTGCCGATGACCATTCCGGGCATCCCTGCCGGGAACGTGCCGGAAATTCCTCTCATCAAAAAGAGCGATCAACAGGCTGTGACCAAACTGGCCTTGTTCGCCTACGACCGAGCCAGCGGTCAGCTTGTCTGGAATTCGGGGACCGTCCTGGGAACCTCGGACGACAAGAACGTTCACATCGGCGGACTCGGGCCGTTCCAGTCCGGATCGCTCCGCGGGGGCACCGAGTTCATCGGCATGACGATTCCCTTGACCGAGTCCGAGCAGAATCAGCCCGCCCACGAGCGGACCGGCGGTGCCGTGCCGTTTACCGACCCTGCGATCCAGGTTCCCGTCGGCGTGCTCGACCGAGGTGATTTCCTGCCCCGATAA
- a CDS encoding trypsin-like peptidase domain-containing protein gives MRRNTVAWAALVVSTVALIGSQNWSRTVPAGPQMPQEGLAEAKKLSSAFEAVADFVSPSVVQISVQRVPEMRRQGNNGQPPRGDGMPREMTPEQMEEFMERFRRFFPEGGPGIPEDFFRFEPQQMPIEGTGSGFIYDTDGHILTNNHVVEGAGEGDILVSFSDGSTAQAKIVGLDPATDVAVIKVNPAELRNEPRPAQIGTSEDLHVGQWVLAIGSPFGLSQTVTAGIISATNRQAVGILDPREGYEDFIQTDAAINPGNSGGPLVDIEGRVIGINSAIATRSRANAGVGFAIPIKLASYVADNLIENGKVQRARLGVVISPLTPELAESFGIDPNLDGILVNEIAPGSPADKAGLRPGDVIVGFKGRDVRSVPGFRLEVSTSPLTEGHELTYIREGQERSATINLAPSEEVEIAALSRAPSREGPRETPGVELNRFGLELQDLSPDLAEQFGYEAGTQGVLVRNVAPESPAFAQGIEPGDLITKVIKDRKPQNVTNLDEFEAMVGDSDSLAVYVQPPDAAGRFIVLKAEESDNDN, from the coding sequence ATGAGACGGAACACAGTCGCCTGGGCGGCACTCGTCGTTTCGACCGTCGCCCTGATCGGATCGCAGAACTGGTCGCGCACCGTGCCGGCCGGCCCGCAAATGCCTCAGGAAGGGCTGGCAGAGGCCAAGAAACTCTCCAGTGCGTTTGAGGCGGTCGCGGACTTCGTGAGCCCGTCGGTAGTGCAAATCAGCGTGCAGCGCGTGCCTGAGATGCGTCGCCAGGGGAACAACGGCCAGCCTCCTCGGGGCGACGGGATGCCCCGCGAAATGACTCCCGAGCAGATGGAAGAGTTCATGGAGCGATTCCGACGCTTCTTCCCGGAAGGCGGTCCTGGAATTCCGGAAGATTTCTTCCGGTTCGAGCCGCAGCAGATGCCGATCGAGGGAACCGGCTCGGGCTTCATCTACGATACCGATGGGCACATCCTGACCAACAACCACGTGGTTGAAGGGGCCGGCGAGGGGGACATTCTCGTCAGCTTTTCTGATGGCAGCACAGCACAGGCCAAGATAGTCGGGCTCGATCCGGCGACCGACGTGGCCGTGATCAAGGTCAATCCGGCTGAGCTGCGCAACGAGCCGAGACCCGCGCAGATCGGGACGAGCGAGGATCTGCACGTTGGCCAGTGGGTCCTGGCGATTGGTTCGCCGTTTGGCCTGAGTCAGACGGTTACGGCCGGGATCATCTCGGCAACGAACCGACAGGCGGTTGGCATCCTCGACCCGAGAGAAGGTTACGAGGACTTCATCCAGACCGACGCGGCGATCAACCCGGGGAACTCTGGCGGGCCGCTGGTCGACATCGAAGGCCGGGTCATCGGCATCAACTCGGCCATCGCCACGCGAAGCCGGGCCAATGCTGGAGTTGGCTTCGCCATCCCGATCAAGCTGGCGTCGTATGTCGCCGACAACTTGATCGAAAACGGTAAGGTGCAGCGAGCCAGGCTCGGCGTCGTCATCTCTCCGTTGACCCCTGAACTGGCTGAGTCGTTCGGCATTGACCCGAACCTCGACGGCATCCTCGTCAACGAGATTGCCCCCGGTAGCCCGGCGGACAAGGCCGGCCTGCGGCCGGGTGACGTGATCGTCGGCTTTAAGGGCCGAGACGTTCGCAGTGTTCCTGGCTTCCGTCTGGAGGTCTCGACCAGCCCCCTGACCGAAGGTCATGAACTGACCTACATTCGCGAAGGTCAGGAGCGATCGGCAACGATCAACCTGGCTCCTTCGGAAGAGGTCGAAATCGCCGCGCTGTCTCGCGCTCCGAGCCGCGAAGGCCCGAGGGAAACCCCAGGCGTTGAGCTGAACCGGTTCGGCCTGGAGCTTCAGGATCTTTCTCCCGATCTGGCCGAGCAGTTCGGCTACGAGGCGGGCACTCAGGGCGTGCTCGTACGTAACGTCGCTCCCGAGTCGCCGGCCTTTGCTCAGGGGATCGAGCCGGGCGACCTGATCACCAAGGTGATCAAGGACCGTAAGCCGCAAAACGTGACCAATCTGGACGAATTCGAGGCCATGGTCGGCGATTCGGACAGCCTGGCCGTTTACGTCCAGCCGCCCGATGCCGCAGGCCGGTTCATCGTCTTAAAGGCCGAGGAATCGGACAACGACAACTGA
- the rlmN gene encoding 23S rRNA (adenine(2503)-C(2))-methyltransferase RlmN: protein MNLSVRSTPIDPRNWLPEQFIAYAATRQTPPEPARRLLAAILKDGEHNPVAWNQRFQIPRRLFEDWPALPRLTRERVETSPADGFQKILFRTSDHLAVETVLIPLHKAGAVSICLSSQVGCPMACAFCATARMEQRRNLATWEMIDQWVQARDLARSQGRRVTGTVFMGMGEPFLNYDRVMAAADLLRCPFGGSLSAKAMTVSTVGLVPEIDRFTAERRTMRLSISIGAAIDAKRQMLVPVAARTPVAEVMAAARRHAEARKGRVMISYVCISGVNIGEEDAEAIARVVGDTPVRLDLIDVTDPTGRFEPPSPAELSRFRDALTRHLGQPVVRRYSGGADIQAACGTLAGA from the coding sequence ATGAACTTGAGCGTCAGATCGACACCCATCGACCCCCGAAATTGGCTTCCTGAGCAGTTCATCGCCTATGCCGCCACGCGTCAAACACCTCCCGAGCCGGCCCGAAGACTCCTTGCGGCGATTCTCAAGGACGGAGAACACAACCCGGTCGCCTGGAATCAACGCTTTCAGATCCCCCGCCGGTTGTTCGAAGACTGGCCCGCGCTGCCTCGATTGACTCGGGAACGGGTTGAGACGTCTCCCGCCGATGGTTTCCAGAAAATCCTGTTCCGAACGAGCGATCATCTGGCCGTCGAGACGGTGTTGATCCCCTTGCACAAGGCCGGGGCGGTCAGCATCTGCCTCTCGTCTCAGGTCGGCTGTCCGATGGCCTGTGCCTTCTGTGCCACGGCCCGGATGGAGCAACGACGCAACCTGGCCACCTGGGAGATGATTGATCAGTGGGTCCAGGCTCGCGACCTGGCCCGGTCGCAGGGACGCCGCGTCACCGGCACCGTCTTCATGGGGATGGGAGAACCGTTTCTCAATTATGATCGGGTGATGGCCGCTGCCGACCTACTCCGCTGCCCCTTCGGCGGTTCACTCTCGGCCAAGGCCATGACCGTCAGCACGGTCGGCCTCGTTCCCGAGATCGACCGCTTCACGGCGGAACGACGCACGATGCGCCTCTCGATCAGTATTGGTGCCGCAATCGATGCCAAGCGACAGATGCTCGTTCCGGTTGCCGCCCGAACCCCTGTCGCAGAGGTCATGGCCGCGGCCCGTCGCCATGCTGAGGCGCGTAAGGGACGTGTGATGATCTCTTACGTCTGCATCTCGGGCGTCAACATTGGCGAGGAGGATGCTGAGGCGATCGCCCGGGTCGTCGGCGACACCCCGGTTCGGCTTGATCTGATCGATGTCACCGACCCAACCGGCCGCTTCGAGCCCCCCTCCCCTGCTGAGCTTTCCCGATTCCGCGACGCCTTGACCCGCCATCTCGGTCAGCCGGTCGTCCGACGCTACTCGGGAGGCGCCGACATCCAGGCCGCCTGCGGCACCCTCGCCGGAGCCTGA
- a CDS encoding PSD1 and planctomycete cytochrome C domain-containing protein, translating into MVLNWLRRFALAMLASAPVSSLAMAQVDEPSLPPPADRLVRFETDIRPMFEAHCISCHGPDQRKGGLRLDNRSDGLAGGDSGPMIEPGDSALSYLIEKVAGLDPLSTMPPSDDPLTPEQIGILRAWIDQGPDWPDSDAPTRGPSSDHWAFQAPELPELPTVSDPSWPRNPIDHFILARLDAEGLAPAPEADRTTLIRRLSLDLIGLPPTPEEVDAFVNDPRADAYEHLVDRLLASPHYGERWGRRWLDLARYADSNGYEKDRQRSIWPFRDWVIRALNNDLPFDQFTIEQVAGDLLPDPSVDQRVATGFHRNTMINEEGGIDVEEFRYAAVVDRVATTGSTWLGLTVACAQCHTHKYDPITQREYYQLFAFLNNADEPELPLPDPETLRRRAELQDEIDAVVASLPSLFPVPDNATGDESLTEDERRRQHLTASMARWEEDLTTFGWTPIAPSSLASKNGATMEVLEDRSVLVSGDKPNQDVYTVELETDLEGITALRLEVLPHESLPNGGPGRAPLFSVGDFLLTEFTVEAGSKGADLERITIAQASEDYAEKGHPASMAIDGVYDTGWNVKGAIGQPHAAVFAFAEPVGKEGNTTRFVLTLRQEYIHQMTIGRFRLSATTDAGPVRASGLPSEIEAIAQIPPDERTAEQHDRITAYYLSVAPELGEHHERIVELRKAMPSLPTTMVMQERRPEHTRTTQIHQRGEFLQPTGNPVDPGVPSVLHPLPEDQPLNRLTLARWLVSENNPLVARVTVNRLWAGHFGRGLVPTLDDFGTRGEPPSHPDLLDWLAVTFVDEGWSQKAIHRWIVTSATYRQSSNVEPSLLDRDLENVLLARGPRFRLEAELVRDLALSASGLLTPTVGGPSVYPPQPDGVTALAYGGPGWPTSTGPDRYRRGLYTFIKRTAPYAAFTTFDAPTSEVTCTRRERSNTPLQALTLLNDPVFIEAAQALAQRIVSELPEGDAEARAARAFRLCLSREPDASELAAILDFYQAQRDRIASGELDAETLAGTADSDHAVELAAWTTVSRALLNLDETITVE; encoded by the coding sequence ATGGTTCTGAACTGGCTCCGACGGTTTGCGCTGGCGATGCTGGCATCGGCCCCGGTGAGTTCCCTGGCAATGGCCCAGGTTGACGAGCCGAGCTTGCCACCACCGGCCGATCGTCTAGTCCGATTCGAGACGGACATCCGACCGATGTTCGAGGCCCATTGCATCTCCTGCCATGGTCCCGACCAGCGCAAGGGGGGACTGCGGCTCGATAACCGATCCGATGGCCTCGCCGGGGGCGATTCCGGGCCGATGATCGAACCGGGTGACAGCGCGCTGAGCTACCTGATCGAGAAGGTCGCCGGACTCGATCCGCTCTCCACCATGCCCCCTTCGGATGATCCGCTGACTCCTGAGCAGATCGGGATTCTCCGCGCCTGGATCGATCAGGGGCCCGATTGGCCTGATTCGGACGCTCCCACCCGGGGGCCATCGAGTGATCACTGGGCCTTCCAAGCTCCCGAACTGCCTGAATTACCGACGGTTAGCGATCCGTCGTGGCCCCGTAACCCGATCGATCATTTCATCCTTGCACGTTTGGATGCCGAAGGGCTTGCTCCGGCTCCCGAGGCCGACCGGACAACCTTGATCCGTCGCCTCTCGCTCGACCTCATCGGTCTGCCGCCGACCCCTGAGGAGGTGGATGCGTTCGTCAATGATCCTCGCGCCGACGCCTACGAACACCTTGTCGATCGCCTGCTCGCCTCGCCTCACTACGGCGAGCGGTGGGGACGCCGATGGCTCGACCTGGCCCGCTATGCCGACTCGAACGGCTACGAGAAGGACCGCCAGCGCTCTATCTGGCCCTTCCGCGACTGGGTTATCCGCGCCCTCAACAACGACTTGCCCTTCGATCAGTTCACCATCGAACAAGTTGCCGGCGACCTGTTGCCCGACCCCTCGGTCGATCAACGGGTGGCCACCGGCTTCCATCGGAACACAATGATCAACGAGGAAGGCGGAATCGATGTCGAGGAGTTCCGCTACGCCGCCGTCGTCGATCGCGTCGCCACCACCGGGTCGACCTGGCTCGGCCTGACGGTCGCCTGTGCCCAGTGCCACACCCACAAATACGACCCGATCACCCAGCGCGAATATTATCAACTGTTCGCCTTCCTCAATAATGCCGACGAGCCCGAACTGCCCTTGCCCGACCCCGAAACTCTTCGCCGTAGGGCCGAGCTTCAGGACGAGATTGACGCGGTTGTCGCCTCGCTCCCCTCCCTCTTTCCCGTACCCGACAACGCGACTGGGGATGAATCCCTGACTGAGGACGAACGCCGACGGCAGCATCTGACCGCTTCGATGGCCCGGTGGGAGGAAGACCTTACAACCTTCGGCTGGACTCCCATCGCCCCGTCCTCGCTTGCGTCAAAAAACGGCGCAACGATGGAAGTGCTCGAAGACCGTTCGGTGCTGGTCAGCGGCGACAAACCGAATCAAGATGTGTACACAGTCGAACTCGAAACCGATCTTGAAGGGATCACAGCCCTTCGTCTCGAAGTCCTGCCTCATGAAAGTCTCCCCAATGGCGGTCCCGGCCGCGCTCCCTTGTTCTCGGTCGGTGACTTCCTCTTGACCGAGTTCACTGTCGAGGCTGGTTCCAAGGGGGCCGACCTGGAACGGATCACGATCGCCCAAGCCTCCGAGGACTATGCCGAGAAGGGCCACCCGGCCTCAATGGCGATCGACGGCGTCTACGACACCGGTTGGAACGTCAAGGGAGCCATCGGCCAGCCTCACGCTGCGGTCTTTGCCTTTGCCGAGCCGGTCGGCAAGGAGGGGAACACCACGCGCTTCGTGCTGACCCTTCGGCAAGAATATATTCACCAGATGACGATCGGCCGCTTCCGCCTCTCGGCCACGACCGATGCCGGGCCGGTTCGAGCCTCGGGCCTCCCGAGCGAGATCGAGGCGATTGCCCAGATCCCACCTGACGAGCGGACCGCGGAACAACACGACCGGATCACCGCATATTATCTGTCGGTCGCCCCCGAGCTAGGTGAACATCACGAGCGTATCGTCGAGCTTCGCAAGGCGATGCCCTCGCTCCCCACGACCATGGTGATGCAGGAACGCCGACCCGAGCACACCCGCACCACCCAGATTCACCAGCGCGGCGAATTCCTCCAGCCGACCGGCAATCCGGTTGATCCCGGAGTTCCTTCGGTCCTGCATCCGCTGCCCGAAGATCAACCGCTCAACCGCCTGACCCTCGCTCGGTGGCTCGTCAGTGAGAACAACCCGCTCGTGGCCCGGGTCACGGTCAACCGCCTCTGGGCGGGACACTTCGGCCGAGGGCTTGTCCCCACCCTCGACGACTTCGGTACTCGCGGCGAGCCCCCCTCGCATCCGGACCTGCTGGACTGGCTGGCCGTCACCTTCGTCGACGAGGGCTGGAGCCAGAAGGCAATCCACCGGTGGATCGTCACGAGCGCCACCTACCGGCAATCGTCCAACGTGGAACCGTCGCTCCTCGATCGCGACCTCGAGAACGTCCTGCTCGCCCGCGGGCCTCGCTTCCGGCTAGAGGCGGAACTGGTCCGCGACCTCGCCCTCTCGGCCAGCGGCTTGTTGACCCCGACCGTCGGCGGCCCAAGCGTCTACCCGCCGCAGCCCGATGGGGTGACTGCCTTGGCCTACGGAGGTCCCGGCTGGCCGACCAGCACCGGCCCCGATCGCTACCGCCGAGGCCTGTACACCTTCATCAAGCGTACCGCTCCGTACGCTGCGTTCACGACCTTCGACGCGCCGACCTCGGAGGTCACTTGCACGCGTCGCGAACGCTCGAACACCCCGCTCCAGGCCCTCACCTTGCTCAACGATCCGGTCTTCATCGAGGCCGCTCAGGCCCTCGCGCAGCGGATCGTCTCGGAACTTCCCGAAGGAGACGCCGAGGCCCGAGCGGCTCGGGCGTTCCGGCTCTGCCTCTCCCGCGAGCCCGATGCGTCGGAACTGGCCGCGATTCTCGATTTCTACCAGGCCCAACGCGATCGGATCGCGTCGGGTGAACTGGACGCCGAGACCCTCGCCGGCACCGCGGACTCCGACCATGCCGTGGAACTGGCCGCCTGGACGACCGTGTCGCGGGCCTTGCTGAACCTCGACGAAACCATCACCGTGGAGTGA